In the Gemmatimonadota bacterium genome, CTTCGACTTCTGGCGGGCCGCGGCGTTGCGATGGATCAGCCCCTTCCGCGCGGCGCGGTCGAGCAGCTGCGTCGCCTTGAGCTTCTCGGCGGGGGACGACGCCCCCTCCTTCGCGGTCTTCAGCGCGGTCCGGAGCGCAGCGCGCTGCGACCGGTTGCGCGCGGTCGCCGTCTTGGTCTTGCGCATGTTCTTCTTCGCGGACGCGATTCTCGGCACTGACTGATTCTCCTAAGGGTGGTCCCGGGCGCCCTGCGAACGCATGCGGCACCCGTAGCACGGGAAGCCTAGGGAGGGAAGGGGCGTAAGTCAAGTGAGCGCCGTGCTTTGACTCCCGCGCGCACGGGGTCTACTTTACGGCCCGACTGCCCGTGACGGGCCTCACTTCCAGCCGCGCCGCGCTTGCCCCCTGTTCGCCGCCTCCCCCTGTCGCCCGGCGTGGTCCTCGTGACCGCGGTCGAGCCCCAGCCGACCGACGCCGCGTTCGTCGTCGACATCGCCGGATTCAACGGCCCGCTCGACCTCCTCCTCGCGCTCATCCGCGATGAGCAGGTCGACATCTACGACATCCCCGTCGCGCGCATCTGCGAGCAGTTCCTTGCGCGCATGGGGGAACTGAAGCTCAACGAGGCGGCCGAGTACCTCGAGATGGCCGCGCGCCTCATCCGGATCAAGGCGCAGATGCTGCTGCCGCGGAAGGAAGGCGTGGAAGGCTGGGAGGATCCGCGTGCCGAACTCGTGCGTCGGCTCCTCGAGTACCAGCAGATGCGCGAGGTCGTGGACGTCCTCGAGAAGCTCGGTGAGGACCGTCGCAATCGCTTCGGCCGCTCCTTCCTCCAGCAGGCGGCCGCCCCGCCGCCGGCACCCCTCGCGCTGGCCCTCACGGATCTGCTCGTCGCTGTCGATCGCGTGCTGCGCGCGTCCCGCAAGCCGACGGTCCACGAGGTCATCCCGCGCGCGCTCGACGTCGACGGTGCCATGACCACCGTCCGCGCGGTGCTCCAGTTGCGCGCCAACGCCCGCTGGCGTGATGTCGTCCGCACCGATGCCGAACCCTGGGAGGTCCTCTCGGGCCTCCTCGCCCTGCTCGAGCTCGCGAAGCGCAGCGAGCTCCACCTGACCCAATTGCGTCCGTTCGCGGACGTGGAGATCCGCCGTGAACTCGCTGGCGAAGCTGCTTGAGGCCGCGCTCTTCGCGAGCCCTCGTCCCATCCCGACCGAGGAGCTCGCGGCGCTCGACCCGGAGTCCTCACCCGCCGCGGTGCAGTCCGCGCTCGACGAACTCCGGGAGCACTACGACGTCGACGGGCACGGCGTGGCCCTCGTCGACATGGGTGGCGGGTGGCAGATCCTGACGCGCCCCGAGTACACGGAAGCGATCGAGCGCGCCCAGATGGCGGCGCGGCCGCAGCGACTCTCAGCGGCCGCCCTCGAGACGCTCGCGATCATCGCGTATCGGCAGCCGATCGGTCGCGCCGAGGTCGCCGAGATCCGCGGCGTCGACGTGGGAGCGGTCATCAAGTCGCTCCACGAACGCGGGCTCATCGATGTCGTGGGTCGCGCCGAAGGGCTCGGCCGGCCGCTGCTCTACGGGACGACGGGATCGTTCCTCGAGCAGTTCGGATTGCGCCATCTCGAGGAGCTGCCGCGCGTCGACGAGCTCGCGATCGCGCTTCGGAAGCCGGGGTACGAGGAACCGGCGCCGGCCGCGGTCGAGCCGCCCGCGGAGGCGTCCATCGTGGAAGTGCTGGTCGAGGCGGTCGTGGAGGCTGAGGCCGCGGGGGCCGAGTGACCGACGAGGCGATGCGGATCCATCGGGCGCTCGCCCGCGCCGGGATCGCGTCGCGGCGCAAGGCGGAAGAGCTCGTCGCGGCGGGACGCGTCCGGGTGAACGGCGCCGTCGCGCGCACCGGGCAGAGCGTGGAGCCGGGCAAGGATGTCATCACGGTGGACGGAAAGACGGTGCGCATGCCCGCGTCCGCGAAGTGGTACGTCCTCCACAAGCCGGCCGGGGTAATAACCACACGCTCCGACCCGGAAGGCCGCCAGACGGTCTTCGACTTCGTGCCGCCCGATCCGGGGCTCACGTACGTGGGGCGACTCGACTACATGACGGAGGGCGTCCTGCTGCTCACGACGGATGGCGATGCCGCGCACCTGCTCACGCACCCGAGCACCGGGGTGGAGCGCCGCTACGTCGCGACGGTCCGCGGTTCGGTGAAGGCGGCGGCGGCGGAGATCCGCGCCGGCGTCGAGCTCGAGGACGGCCTCGTCGTCCCCGAGGAGGTCTCGGTCGAGCCCTCGGAGACGCCGCGTGCGTTCGATCTCCTGCTCACGATCCGCGAAGGTCGCACGCGCGAGGTGCGTCGGCTCTGCGAGGCGGTCGGGCTCGAGGTGCTCCGCCTCGTGCGCACCTCCTTCGGTCCCGTCCAGCTCGGCGCGCTCGCGTCGGGCGCGTCCCGTTCGCTCACGCCCCGCGAGCGCGACCTGCTCCTCGCCTTGACCCACTCCGAGACCCGCTGATGACGACGTCGCGTCTCCCGCAGGACATCCTCGACCAGGTCTCCCAGCGCGTCGTCGGCCAGCAGGCGATGGTCGAACGCCTCCTCATCGCGCTCTTCACCGGCGGGCACGTCCTCCTCGAGGGCGTCCCCGGCCTCGCCAAGACGCTCACCGTCCGGACCCTCGCCGAGACGGTGCGCACGAGCTTCAGCCGCATCCAGTTCACGCCGGACCTGCTCCCCGCCGACGTCATCGGCACGCAGGTGTTCGACCAGGCGACCGCGACCTTCTCCGTGAAGCGCGGGCCGATCTTCGCGAACATCGTCCTTGCCGACGAGATCAACCGAGCGCCGGCGAAGGTGCAGGCCGCGCTCCTCGAGGCGATGCAGGAGAAGCAGGTCACGATCGGCGGCACCAGCTTCCCGCTCGTCGAGCCGTTCCTCGTGCTCGCGACGCAGAACCCGATCGAGCAGGAGGGGACCTATCCGCTCCCCGAGGCGCAGGTCGACCGCTTCATGCTCAAGCTCCGTGTCGGCTACCCGACCCGGGACGAGGAGCGCGAGATCATGAAGCGCATGGCGGGTGGCGAGGCGATCGACGTGAAGGCGGTCGCCGGCCCGGAGGAACTCATGGCGGCGCGCAAGCAGATCGCGGCGCTCTTCCTCGACCCGCGACTCGGCGACTACATCGTCGATTTGATCCACGCGACGCGCGCGCCCAAGGACGCGGGCCTCGCCGATCTCGTGCCGCTCGTCGAGTACGGCGCCAGTCCGCGCGCGACGATCGCGCTCGCGCAGGCGGCGCGCGCGCACGCCTTCCTCCGCGGGCGCGACTTCGTCTCGCCCGATGACGTGAAGGCGATGGCCCCCGACGTGCTGCGCCATCGCGTGCTCCTCTCGTTCGAGGCCGAGGCCGAGAACGTCTCGAGCGACGAGGTCATCGCGCGGATCCTCGCCGCCGTTCCCGCCCCGTGAGCCCCGGCGCCGCCGCCCCCGAGCGGGCGGAGCGGCGCGGCGGCCGCGCGGTCCCCGCCGACATCCTCCGGCAGGTGAAACGCATCGAGCTGCGCACGCGCGGCCTCGTCAATTCGCGCTTCACCGGCGAGTACCACTCCGTCTTCAAGGGGATGGGGATGGAGTTCGCCGAGGTGCGCGAGTACCAGGCGGGCGACGAGGTGCGCACGATCGACTGGAACGTGTCGGCCCGGATGCGGCGGCTCTTCGTCAAGCGCTACGTCGAGGAGCGCGAGCTGACGGTGTTGCTCATCGTCGACTGCTCGGGCTCGTCGCGGGGCGGGGCGGGGGCGCGGGACAAGCAGGCCGTCGCCGCGGAACTCGCGGCGGTGCTCGCGTTGAGCGCGACGCGCAACAACGACCGCGTGGGGTTGCTCATGCACACCGACCGGGTCGAGCATGTCGTGCCGCCCAAGAAGGGGCGACGTCACGCGCTCCGCCTCGTGCGCGATTGCCTCGCCTGGCCGTCAACGTCGCGCGGGACCGATCTCGGGGCGGCGATGGACTACGCCGCACGGCTGCTCTCGCATCGCGGGATCGTCTTCGTGCTCTCGGACTTCGTCAGCCCCGCGCTCGACAAGCCGCTCACGCGCCTCTCGCAGCGGCATGATGTGGTCGCCGTGGTCCTCGACGATCCCGCCGAGCGGACGCTCCCCGACGCGGGGGTCGCCCGGCTCCGCGACGCGGAGACGGGACGGCTGGTGGAGGTCGACACGAGCGACCGGCGTGTGCGCGCCCGCTACGCCGCCCTCGTGCGCAAGGAGCAGGAGGAGCGACAGGCCCTGCTCCGTCGGCTCGCGGTGGATGAGGTGCTCGTGCCGCTCGAGGCCGGGTACGTCGAGCCGTTGCTCCGCTTCTTCCGCACGCGCGAGACGCGCGCCCGCCGCCGGTGACGATCGGCGTCCGCTGCCGCTCCGGGATCGCGGGGCTCGCCTTGGTCGCGGCGGCCGTGGCGCCCGTGCGCCTCGTGGCGCAGGTCACTGCGCGCGTGACACCGGACTCGGTCGGGGTCGGGCAGCCCATCACCGTTGAGCTCCGGGTGCGGGTCCCGGCGGGCGCCGAGATCCGTTTCCCGGCACTCCCCGATTCGAACGAGGTCGTGGAACCGCTCGATCCGCGCGCGATCCGCGATGCCTCGACTTCGTCCGTGCTCGACCGGACCGCGGTCTACCGGCTCATCGCGTGGGATACCGGGCAGCGCGTGGTGCGCTTCGGCGACATCACCGTCCTCCGCGACGGCGCCGAGGTGCGGTATCCGGTGCGGCTCCCTGCGTTGCGCGTCTTCTCGGTCCTCCCGGCGGACAGCGCCCAGCGTGTCGCCCGTCCGCCGCGGGACCTCTTCGTGCTCGGTGGCGGGTGGTGGCGACAGGTGATCGCGCTCGTGGTCATCGCGACGCTCGGTTGGGCCGGCTGGCGCGCGTGGCGTCGGCACCGTCTCGCGCGCCGCGCCGAGGGCCCCGACGCGTCCGCTGTCGCGCACGAGGCGTTCACCCACGCGGCCCGGCTCGGGCTCCTTGAAGCGGGCGAGCACGGACGGTTCGCGCTCACGCACATCGACGTGATGCGCCGCTACCTCGCTGCGCGATTCCCGCAGGCCGACCCGTCGCGCACCGCGCGCGAGGTCGCGGACGCGCTGCGCGGTGCGGAGTTCCCGATCCTGCCGGAGCGCGTGGCCGAACTGCTGCTGCGGAGTGAACCGATCGCCTTCGCGCGCGCGCCTGTCAGCGCCGACGAGGCGAAGGGC is a window encoding:
- a CDS encoding 30S ribosomal protein S20, translated to MPRIASAKKNMRKTKTATARNRSQRAALRTALKTAKEGASSPAEKLKATQLLDRAARKGLIHRNAAARQKSKLAKAK
- a CDS encoding segregation/condensation protein A; this encodes MVLVTAVEPQPTDAAFVVDIAGFNGPLDLLLALIRDEQVDIYDIPVARICEQFLARMGELKLNEAAEYLEMAARLIRIKAQMLLPRKEGVEGWEDPRAELVRRLLEYQQMREVVDVLEKLGEDRRNRFGRSFLQQAAAPPPAPLALALTDLLVAVDRVLRASRKPTVHEVIPRALDVDGAMTTVRAVLQLRANARWRDVVRTDAEPWEVLSGLLALLELAKRSELHLTQLRPFADVEIRRELAGEAA
- the scpB gene encoding SMC-Scp complex subunit ScpB; protein product: MNSLAKLLEAALFASPRPIPTEELAALDPESSPAAVQSALDELREHYDVDGHGVALVDMGGGWQILTRPEYTEAIERAQMAARPQRLSAAALETLAIIAYRQPIGRAEVAEIRGVDVGAVIKSLHERGLIDVVGRAEGLGRPLLYGTTGSFLEQFGLRHLEELPRVDELAIALRKPGYEEPAPAAVEPPAEASIVEVLVEAVVEAEAAGAE
- a CDS encoding rRNA pseudouridine synthase, whose amino-acid sequence is MRIHRALARAGIASRRKAEELVAAGRVRVNGAVARTGQSVEPGKDVITVDGKTVRMPASAKWYVLHKPAGVITTRSDPEGRQTVFDFVPPDPGLTYVGRLDYMTEGVLLLTTDGDAAHLLTHPSTGVERRYVATVRGSVKAAAAEIRAGVELEDGLVVPEEVSVEPSETPRAFDLLLTIREGRTREVRRLCEAVGLEVLRLVRTSFGPVQLGALASGASRSLTPRERDLLLALTHSETR
- a CDS encoding AAA family ATPase, which encodes MTTSRLPQDILDQVSQRVVGQQAMVERLLIALFTGGHVLLEGVPGLAKTLTVRTLAETVRTSFSRIQFTPDLLPADVIGTQVFDQATATFSVKRGPIFANIVLADEINRAPAKVQAALLEAMQEKQVTIGGTSFPLVEPFLVLATQNPIEQEGTYPLPEAQVDRFMLKLRVGYPTRDEEREIMKRMAGGEAIDVKAVAGPEELMAARKQIAALFLDPRLGDYIVDLIHATRAPKDAGLADLVPLVEYGASPRATIALAQAARAHAFLRGRDFVSPDDVKAMAPDVLRHRVLLSFEAEAENVSSDEVIARILAAVPAP
- a CDS encoding DUF58 domain-containing protein gives rise to the protein MSPGAAAPERAERRGGRAVPADILRQVKRIELRTRGLVNSRFTGEYHSVFKGMGMEFAEVREYQAGDEVRTIDWNVSARMRRLFVKRYVEERELTVLLIVDCSGSSRGGAGARDKQAVAAELAAVLALSATRNNDRVGLLMHTDRVEHVVPPKKGRRHALRLVRDCLAWPSTSRGTDLGAAMDYAARLLSHRGIVFVLSDFVSPALDKPLTRLSQRHDVVAVVLDDPAERTLPDAGVARLRDAETGRLVEVDTSDRRVRARYAALVRKEQEERQALLRRLAVDEVLVPLEAGYVEPLLRFFRTRETRARRR